The sequence ATTTCTACAAACATAGAATGGTTTTTCTGTTCAGCAAATCTGCCAACATGACCAATTACAAATGCATCTTTAGGTATCTTCAATTCTGCACGAATATTAGCTTTATCAACTGTATCGTTCCAAGCAGACAAATCTATACCGTAATGTAGGACCTTCCAACGAGAATCGTGTTTCCAGTCACCCCCATACAAATCGCTGGCAGCTTTTTCCGAACAAGCAAGTCCAAGGGTAGCATATTGCTTAATCAAATATTCTGTTAAGCCTAAATAAAATCGTCGAAATAATCCAGCTTTGGCTTCTTGGGAAGATGTATCATTATGACTATGAGCAATGCGAATTGGGATACCTACTTGTTTTGCAAGACGCAGAATGTAACCACTGTAATGATGGATATGACTGTGGACAATATCATAAGAACCATGCTGTTGGTACAGACGTTTAAAATTACGTGCGTACATTAATGGTTTTGACGGATGAAGGCAAGGAATGATTTTGCTACCTAAAGCAATTACTTCTTCGTCGTATGCACATAGTTGTGTTGTTGCGACTAAAAAATCCATTTGAAAACGTTCGCGATCAATATTTCGCAAAACGTGCATTAACCAAGTTTCTACTCCCCCTCGATTCATTCCAGCCAGAACATGAAGGATGCGTATTGGTTGTTTTTTAGTAGATATCATAAATTTTACTTAGAATAGTTATTAAGTTTGGATAAAGCATGAACAATGACTCCTAGGCTGCAAGCAATTTGCACAAATGAAGAAATCACCAATGCAAATGCCGCACCTAGCAATCCAAATTTTGGCAGTAACCATAAACAAGCGATTGCTGAAGTAGTTGTCACTGCTAAAAATAAAGGCATTTGAATGCGGAAGTATCTAGCTGAAGTAATTCCATAACCTAAGAAGGATGATATATAGTTCATCCCACCAGCCACCATTAATAAAACAAATAAATTCGTATATTGAGCATACTGATATTGATAAAGAAGCGTTAATATTTGTTTACCTGCAAAAACTGCCGCTATAAATCCTGCACTACCAAGTATAATAGCGATTCCAACCAATTGAAGTAGAAGCCTACGAAAGCCTTTGCTATTGCCTGTAGCATAATACTTCGCTAATTTAGGACTTGCTGACTGCCCCAGGGATTTTACTACCATATTTCCTGCTACTATCAGGTATGCAAGGGCAGCGTATATACCTAATTCCCTCTCACCCAAATATTGTTCGATAAAATAGCGGGGAATATTAGTATTGAGTGATATCAGCATCATTACAAAACCCAAAGGCAAACAAAGCCAAACTAACTTTCTTAATGTTTCTAAATGCCACCTAGGTTTTATTGTCAAGCCTTTAATATTTTCTTTGTGAAACCTACGTAGTATAAAATTGACGCTACGAATGTCATAAGCAATTAGAACTATAGTCCAAGCGAAGACTAACCCTAATCCTCCCCAAAAAACACTTTTAGATAAGTAAACTCCTATGCATAGGAATAATAGGGAAAGAGGACCTTTGATCATCAGTGAAATAGCAATGCGATCCATACGTTCTTGCTGCTGGATAAGTCCATGAAAAACATCGCTGATAGACTCAACAGCTTTAGCCAAGCCTATTACTAGTATCACTAATGATGTTTCCCGGCTATATCCTGCCAAGTAAGTAATAATTGCTATTAAAAGAAGCGCTAACCCCGTAGAAATTATCCTAAGACCAAAATAATCGCTGAAAAGATACTCTTGCTTAGTATCAGTAACCTGAACACCTCGTAATTGAAGATTAGTCAACAAGACTATTGGTGCTGTTATGGCAAGTCCTAAAGTAAACTGCCCAACCATTTCTGGACTACCTAGTTTTGCAAATACTACTAGCATTCCCCATTGAGAAGCTGCATAGACAGCATTACCAATAAAAGTCCAGGAAAAATTACGACGTAGACTCAGTGGCTTGCTTTCTTGCATATATTTTAATTAAAAATAATTGTATTATGGCTACACTCAGATTTTGATAAACCCACCCACTGAAGGATTCCCCCTCGGAGAACTCACCCCATCAACCTGCAACCAAAGCTCCCTCGGTGCAACCGAAACTAAATATCCACGCTCCTCAACCTTCCTCACGTGATACCATTTAGTTTCCTGACATTCATCTCACCAAAAAGCCTCCAACCACTCAATCGCGATAAATGTTTGACATTAGTAGTCGCAACAATGACGTTATTTGTGAAAAAACTATCAAAGATTAGCAATTTCTTGAGCAAACCAAGCAGCAGCACTTGTATTTGTCCCTTGATTGGCTCGGATTAAAGTTTGTTCTAATTTTTCAATTGGTAATTGCGTTAAAGCAAGGGAAGGATCGCAAGCTTTATATTGTCCCGACTCTAATACAAAAGCAAACACCCGTTTCCCTCGAACATCAATTACCCAATATTCTGGAATTCCTAAATTAGCGTAAAGATGTTTTTTTTCGTCTAAGTCTTCAGCCAAGGTAGTGTCAGAAATTTCACCAACTAAATCGGGTACTCGCCATTTTGTCAAATCAATCCGTCGGGGTTGCCCTTCTTCCCAAGTTGGATAGTTATCACCTACATACAAAACCAAATCCGGCACACAAGCTTGAGTTTTTGGTTTTTCTAGCAAACAACCACAGAAGGAATTGTAACTTTGTTTTGGGTGCGCCACTGCCCAAAATGCAAATAACATAACGAATAAATCGCTAATATTCGCATGATTAATACCTTCTCCACCCATATCAACCCAGATCAACTCATTATTAAAGAATAATCGCATTCGATCTTTAATACGAGCATCCCGCAAAGCTACGTAATCCTCCCAAGTTGCAGAAACCCACTGACGCAAAGGAGGAATAACTAAGTTTTGTTCGGTTGTTGATATTGAAGCAGTCATAAATAGTGAGGAGTGAGCAATGAGCAGTTAACAGTTATAGTTTTTTGACGTTTAACCTTTGACCTTTTATTAATTCTAGATCGCATCGGCAGTAAAATCTCTCATACTCCCAACCCCCCTCGAACTCCTCAAAGTAAACTCACCCACCGAAGGATTCCCCCCCGGATAAGCCACTCCATCAACCTGCTGCCAAAGCTCCCTCGGTGCAACCGAAACTATATATCCTCGCTCCTCAACTTTCCTCACGTGATACCATTTAGTTTCCTGACATTCATCACACCAAAAAGCCTCCAACCACTCCCCCGCAAGGGAAACAGCAGTCTTCGTATTTACCAGCATCATGGCACTGCGACGATTCACACCCCGTTGCTGCAACTGTCCGGCTTTATCAGCAAACAATGGATACTTTTGAGAAACACTGTTGAGATAACATCCATGAACTGGACAATATATAGCTCTTTTTTTAGAACGATTCCGATTTCGGTTACACCTCTTCCCCACTTCGGCCCTCCTCATTAGTAGATAATAAACAAGAAGAAGGTTGCGTTGGAGGGACTGAGATTCACGCTGACTACAGCAGAACCATCAAAGCCCAACTCCGATTATCAACACATTCGATTTAATTTATTTAGAAATTATAGGATTACTCCGCAGATTATTAAAAAATGCGTAGGGTGTGTTGTCGCAGAGCGCAACGCACCATCCTGACTTAGTTTCGGTGCGCTCGCGGCTGAAGCCATAACGCACCCTACAAGTACTTAGGGTTTGCAACCCCGAGGGGCTGTGACAAATTCAAACTCGCAAAACTAATCCAAATTAGGACGTATATTTTGTCCCGTTGAATTGTAATTAATAAGACGTTTTTTATTTATATAAAAGCAACAAACAAGGGTTTGAAATTGCTTGTGTACGGTGGTAATGACCTGCAATAAGTATGTTTTCTTTTCAAAATTAGATTAACATGGTTCGATAATTTGGCAAGTAATTTGCATCACTTAAAAAACATTTTTTACAGTTTATTTTTCTTTGATAATAGAATTGGGGCATGGGGAAATAGAAAAAAGCGATACTCCCGGTTATTAGGTATTGCCAACATCTTATTTCAATCAAAAACTAGCCTTGTGGCAAAATCTACCGAAATTCTTTAAAAGGATTAACACTTAAAGCTATTGACCAAGTTCTGTAAGCTAGAATAGATGATAATATTACATCGATGTAATATTTAAATTAATGTCTTGGGATATAGAATACACCCACAATTTTGAAGATTGGTGGCACACTCTAACTGAAGCACAGCAAGATGACGCAGTTAGTGTTATTCAACTACTTGAAGAAAGGGGTACACAGCTACCTTTCCCTTATTATTCCAGTGTTAACGGTTCAAAACACTCACACATGAGAGAATTACGTATACAAACTGGAGGGAATCCAATTCGAGTTTTTTATGCTTTCGATCCAAGAAGAGTCGCAATTTTACTCATTGGAGGTGATAAAACAGGAGATAAACGTTTTTATGATGAATATCTTCAAGAAATTAAAGAGGAAGGCTTGATATGACAGGACACCATAAATTTTCTAATTTAACTAAAGATTTTTCTGCCCAGAGAAAAACAAAAATAGCGGCGAAAAAATCACAATTATGTGAAGAAATGGCACTTTATGAATTGCGCCAAGCATTAAAAATATCTCAAGCAGAACTAGCTGAAAAATTACAAGTTAAACAACCAGCTATTTCACGTTTAGAAAAGCGTACCGATATGTACGTTAGTCATTTACGTCAAGTAATTCAAGCTATGGGAGGAGAACTGGAAATAGTGGCACGTTTTAGGGATGGTGAAGTGAAAATCAAAAATTTTAGTGAGTTTGATTCGTAGAGGAGAGAATATTAAAGAAGTATCGTTTTTAACGTAATTATCGTATTATCCCCCCTCTCCCGATTGGTAATCGGTAATTGGTAATAGGGGAGATATGAAAAAGCGATACCTTACCTTAGTGGGTATCACTTTCAGAAACTGGATGATAAGCCCAAGGAAGTTAAAAAGGTCTCAAAAAACTGTTTGGCGAATTGGTCAAAGGTAGTCCTACTTATGTAAATGCACTAACCCTAAATAGTACAATTCTATTATGAGTTAGAAAAGGGAGATTAGATGAGGTGATAGTCAATACTGCTCGGTTAAGGAATTGAACACAATCGTAATATCCCCCCAACCTTAAAAAGGGGGCTTATTTCCCTCCTTTTAAAGGCTACGGTGTACACACAACTCTGCCGGGGACTATAAGTCCCCGTCTAATAGCTAAAGTCGTCTAAAGACGACTGAAAAATTATGTACAAAATAAAACATCATACTTAGTCCTATTTATAGGACTTCTGCTATTAGACAGGGACTTGCAGTCCCTGGCGAGCAATGGTTTTAACTACTTTTGTGTACACGGTAGTCTTTTAAAGGAGGGCTAGGGAGTATCTCCTCTTAACCGAGCAGTATTGAGGTGATAGTGAATTGATAATTGATAATTGACACTTACCACAATCTTTGAATGGGATAATTATCAAAAATCTCATCAATGCTCGCAAGCTGTATCTGTTCCACAATCGCTTGAACAATTAAAAGTCTGTCAAAAGGGTCTTTATGGTGTGATGGTAAATTATTTAAAGCGTAAATATGAGTTAATTCAACAGGTAAAATTTGTAGATTATTGACACGCTGCTGATTTTCAATTAAGTCAGGGAGCTTTGAATTCAGGTTAAGCTTACCTAGTTGAAGTTTGATTTGCATTTCCCAAACACTGGCAATGCTCAACATCCATGTATTGCTAGTATCGGTCAGTAAGTCTGTAACCTTCTGAGATAATCTTTGTGGATTACCTGTAGACCAAATAAATACGTGGGTATCTAACAATATATTCATTGTTCACCCGTCCAAAATTCATCTGGTAAAGGCTCATTAAAGTCTTCACTCATCCAAATTTCCCCTTGATTTAACCCAAGTACCCGTTGTTGTGCTGCTTGGGGCTGAGCATGTCTTTGTGCTAAAAATTCCGCAAAATCTAGGAGCGTCTGCTGTTGTTCTGGTGATAAAGATTGCAATTTGGTAATTAATGCTTGGGTTATATCCAGTGCTTGGGAAGTCATATGTCCCTCTAAGTTATGCTCTACGACTTATATTACTACTTTAGCAATCAAGTTTCATAGAACCGCAGAGGATGGAAAAACATCAAAAAGCGATGCGATTGTATAAATTTCTATCAATAAAAAGTAAACCAAAACACATATATGCAAAATATATTATGTTGTTTGAATAAATGTAGTAATTATCATTGGCTAGTTGTTTTCAACTAGCTAAAATCAACTAGCAAATGGGAAAGTCTGCCATAAAAACCTATATAAATTAATTATATTATCCAAAATCCCTGTCATAGGGAAACTTCGTTCGTCCGAGTAAATCCTATAACTCACTAGTTACCACATCTGAGTAAATGATGCAGAATACTTCTTCTGAGCCTTTGAATCATAATCTAAATGGACATTCTGCACCTCAATTTCTTCCTGCTGAACCTTTCTTGCAGGCTGAAATGGAAGAGGACGAGTTAGATTTAGGTGATTTTTTCAAAATTCTCAAACGACGCGCGCTGGTTATTGTAGGAGTCGCTGGAATTACAATGGCTGGTGTTGTCGGTTTTACACTAACGCGGGAACCTCAATATGAAGACAGCTTTCGGCTGTTAGTAGAACCCGTAAATGAAGATAGTAAAAATAATTTGTCCGAACTTACTTCTTTTTTAGATACAAACGTCACAAAAACTGGTTTAGACTACGAAAGCCAAATCGAGGTGCTTCAGAGTCCGGAACTGATGAAGGATATTATCAGTGACTTACAAGCAAAATATCCAGATATAGACTACGAATCTCTAATTGAAGACAAAAATCTGAAGATTTCTCGTAAGGGTGAAACCAAGATTATAGAAGTTACTTATCGCAGTGACAGTCCGACTCAAGTCAAAGAAGTATTAGAAAACATTGCTCAAGCTTATTTAAAATATAGTTTAGAAAAACGACAAACCCAGCTAAGCCAAGGGATTCGCTTTGTTGAGAAAGAACTACCACCGATAAAAAAACAAGTCGATACGCTGCAACAACAGTTACAGGCTTTTCGACAAGAATACGACTTTTTTGACCCCAACACTCAATCTTCACAAGTTAGCGAGCAACTGAAATTATTGTCAGAACAACGACAGGGAGTCGAGCAGCAGCTAGCAAAAGGCAGAGCTAATTTTG comes from Rivularia sp. PCC 7116 and encodes:
- a CDS encoding glycosyltransferase family 1 protein, with amino-acid sequence MISTKKQPIRILHVLAGMNRGGVETWLMHVLRNIDRERFQMDFLVATTQLCAYDEEVIALGSKIIPCLHPSKPLMYARNFKRLYQQHGSYDIVHSHIHHYSGYILRLAKQVGIPIRIAHSHNDTSSQEAKAGLFRRFYLGLTEYLIKQYATLGLACSEKAASDLYGGDWKHDSRWKVLHYGIDLSAWNDTVDKANIRAELKIPKDAFVIGHVGRFAEQKNHSMFVEIASNIIQKEPKAHFLLVGDGRLRSDIEQKVHQAGLSNCVTFAGLRSDIPQVMKGAMDVFLFPSLHEGLPMVLIEAQAAGLPCVISDVISEEVDAIQSLIQRIPLTKEVSYWGKNVLNKNIPLNIGQSEALGIIKNSSFNIQKSINTLEAIYTSKVI
- a CDS encoding oligosaccharide flippase family protein, whose product is MQESKPLSLRRNFSWTFIGNAVYAASQWGMLVVFAKLGSPEMVGQFTLGLAITAPIVLLTNLQLRGVQVTDTKQEYLFSDYFGLRIISTGLALLLIAIITYLAGYSRETSLVILVIGLAKAVESISDVFHGLIQQQERMDRIAISLMIKGPLSLLFLCIGVYLSKSVFWGGLGLVFAWTIVLIAYDIRSVNFILRRFHKENIKGLTIKPRWHLETLRKLVWLCLPLGFVMMLISLNTNIPRYFIEQYLGERELGIYAALAYLIVAGNMVVKSLGQSASPKLAKYYATGNSKGFRRLLLQLVGIAIILGSAGFIAAVFAGKQILTLLYQYQYAQYTNLFVLLMVAGGMNYISSFLGYGITSARYFRIQMPLFLAVTTTSAIACLWLLPKFGLLGAAFALVISSFVQIACSLGVIVHALSKLNNYSK
- a CDS encoding Uma2 family endonuclease; protein product: MTASISTTEQNLVIPPLRQWVSATWEDYVALRDARIKDRMRLFFNNELIWVDMGGEGINHANISDLFVMLFAFWAVAHPKQSYNSFCGCLLEKPKTQACVPDLVLYVGDNYPTWEEGQPRRIDLTKWRVPDLVGEISDTTLAEDLDEKKHLYANLGIPEYWVIDVRGKRVFAFVLESGQYKACDPSLALTQLPIEKLEQTLIRANQGTNTSAAAWFAQEIANL
- a CDS encoding type II toxin-antitoxin system RelE/ParE family toxin, translating into MSWDIEYTHNFEDWWHTLTEAQQDDAVSVIQLLEERGTQLPFPYYSSVNGSKHSHMRELRIQTGGNPIRVFYAFDPRRVAILLIGGDKTGDKRFYDEYLQEIKEEGLI
- a CDS encoding XRE family transcriptional regulator → MTGHHKFSNLTKDFSAQRKTKIAAKKSQLCEEMALYELRQALKISQAELAEKLQVKQPAISRLEKRTDMYVSHLRQVIQAMGGELEIVARFRDGEVKIKNFSEFDS
- a CDS encoding type II toxin-antitoxin system VapC family toxin is translated as MNILLDTHVFIWSTGNPQRLSQKVTDLLTDTSNTWMLSIASVWEMQIKLQLGKLNLNSKLPDLIENQQRVNNLQILPVELTHIYALNNLPSHHKDPFDRLLIVQAIVEQIQLASIDEIFDNYPIQRLW
- a CDS encoding DUF2281 domain-containing protein; the encoded protein is MTSQALDITQALITKLQSLSPEQQQTLLDFAEFLAQRHAQPQAAQQRVLGLNQGEIWMSEDFNEPLPDEFWTGEQ